The Panicum hallii strain FIL2 chromosome 5, PHallii_v3.1, whole genome shotgun sequence genome contains the following window.
GCAAAATACCCTTGCCTGTGATGTACCTACATGTTTTTCACAGCAAACATACCCATGCCTGTGATGATATTTGTTTGTATGAGCAAAAATACCCATGCCTGTGATGATATTTATTTTTATGCCTGTGTTATTTGTTTTTATGAGAAAAATACCCAAGTCTTCCCTTCCTGAGTCGTTGTTATTTGTTTGCATAGATGGTTTTTGAAGAGCAGAGACGCATTCTTATTGTTCAAGCTGTTGCTCTTGTCACTGCTATGTATGCATTCATGTTAAGTAGACTTAGGATGGTCCAACATTCACGTCCCAGCATTAGTTATGCCCCAATGAGTGTTATGGATGAAGAGAGGCAAAGAAACATGAACCTAATTTACAATTGTAATGATGTTGAGTGTGTAAACATGCTTCGTATGAGAAGACTCCCTTTTTTCGTCTGTGTGAGTTGCTTAGGCATAGAAACCTGCTTAGAGATAGCATACATAGCAGTGTGGAAGAGCAAGTTGCCATGTTTCTTCATGTGGTTGGCCATAACCAACGTTTTAGAGTTATTCACCAAACCTGGAGGAGGTATGTAGAGACTGTAAGTAGATATTTTAAAGAGGTATTGTATGCCATTGGGGAGCTGACGGGAGAGATGATTAGGCCTCCATCTAGTGAGACACCCCTTAAGATAAGAAACAGCCACAGATGGTACCCATATTTCAAGGTACTAATAATACCATTTGATGTACTAGTTCCTAATTTAACTTAATTTGTAACAAACAATTTGGCCATTGATTTTTAGGATTGTGTGGGAGCAATAGATGGAACCCATATTCATGCTAGAGTCCCAAGAAAGATGCAAGCTGCTTTCCGGGGAAGGAAGCACTACCCTACTCAGAATGTGCTCGCTGCAATTGACTTTGATTTGAAATTTACCTATGTATTGGCTGGTTGGGAGGTGTCAGCCCATGATGCTACCATACTAGCTGATGCTCCAGAGAGACATGATGGATTAGTTATCCCAGAAGGTAACTATATACAAATTGGTCAACTATATTGAAAATGCAAGTTAGATCCAATAGACCTAATACATGTTTACAATTTTTATAGGAAAATTCTATCTAGTTGATGCTGGATACGCATGTCGCCCTGGTTTTCTACCTCCCTACAGGGGCACTAGATATCACCTAAATGAGTATGGTGGTAGAAATTATCCAACCAATGCAAGGAAGTTATTCAATCTGAGGCACTCTAGTCTGAGAGTAACCATCAAGAGGGGCTTTGGGGGTTTCAAAAATCAGTTTCGTATAATTGACAGCAAACCGTTTCATCCATACAAGACACAAGTGAAGTTGGTGCTTGCATGTTGCATTTTACATAACTGGATACTTGGCCATGGTGTAGATGAGGTTATCCCTGCTGAGTCTACATGGGTGCCCAACAATAACTCAACCAATGGCCACGGAGTTCACATGGACGACAATTCTGCCTGGACTGCACTTAGAGATGTATGGGCCAATCAAATGTGGGCAAAAAGGGGCATGTCTCATATTTAGATTCTGATTCTGTTGCTGTATCAGTACTTTGTTTGATTCTGATAATATACTAGTAATATTGTACTCTCTTATTGTTGTATCAGTACTTGGCTATTACTTTCTGTTAATCTGAAGCACTTGGGTATTTTTGCAATGATGCTATTACTTTCTGTTAATCTAAAGCACTTGGGTATTTTTGCAATGATGCTATTACTTTCTGTTAATCTGAGGCACTTGGGTATTTTTGCAATAATGCCATTACTTTCTATTAATCTGAGGCATTTGGGTATTTTTGCAATGATGCTATTACTTTCTGTTAATCTGAGGCAATTGGGTATTTTTGCAATGATGCTATTACTTTCTATTAATCTGAGGTAATTGGGCATTCGGCTGTGATGATATTTGTGCTATTTTTCTGAGGCATTTGGGTATTTTTGCAATGATGCTATTACTTTCTGTTAATCTGAGGCAATTGGGTATTTTTGCAATGATGCTATTACTTTCTATTAATCTGAGGTAATTGGGCATTCGGCTGTGATGATATTTGTGCTATTTTTCTGAGGCAATTGGGCATTCAGCTGTGATGATATTTGTGCTATTTTTCTGAGGCAATTGGGCATTCAGCTGTGATGATATTTGTGCTATTTTTCTGAGGCAATTGGGAATTCAGCTGTGATGATATTTGTGCTATTTTTCTAAGGCAATTGGGCATTCGGCTGTGATGTTATTTGTgctatttttctgattttggtTGGAACATTATCCTTAGGACATGGAACAGGAAATGCCTGCTGCTCTTGCCCGGGCTGGTAGCCAGATAGCTGCAGCTGTTGACGCCATCGGCCATGATGGTGGccagcctgctgctgctgctgttgccgcTGGGCAGCCAGGGAGGCAAGCCATGAGGTGGACCACTGTCATGTCCTCATTTGTGCTTCGCCGCTTCTGCCTTCTCATCTCCACTGGTGTTAGGACTGATAAAGGCTTTAAGGAGGTCCACTTCAACCAAGTTGCCAGTGATCTTCAAGAGTTCACTAGCAACAAGGTCACCGGACAGCAAGTGTACAATCACTTATGCAAATGGAGGCAGAGGTGGATGAGGGTGACAAAGCTTAGAGAGCTTAGTGGGTCCTTGTGGGATGAGGATAACTTCATGATAACTTTAGAAGAGGAGCACTACAAGGGGCATGTCAAGGTATATAGGATTAATGCAGTTCAGTTAGACAATACTTTTTTCACACTCTCTTATCCAACTAATGCATAATCTTAGGCACACCCAGGGATGCTGATCTGCTTAACAAGCCAATTGAGAACTACCAGCACATGGAAGTTATCTTTGGCACTGGGTGTGCCACTGGTAAATTTGTCATGGGCTCTAATGAGGCTTTGGGCTCCCTCTCTGATTTTACTAAGAGCTCTCTAAAGCATCTGGAAGATGACATTGGCAAGCTGTTTGAAGAGGTGGGGAAAAAACAGGAAGGAGGTGGGGGTGGTAGTGGTTCTGTGGCTGGCAATAAGAGGAAGAGATCCTCTTTAAGTGACGAGGACATCACTATCATGACTGGCATGGCTGCTGCTGTTAACAATGTAGCTGATGCTATTCGTGAGACCAAGGCGCAAGATGAGCATCCTGACCTATACGAGGCTGTCATGTTCATGCCCGGCTTTAGCGAGGAGGCCCTGATTATGGTCTATTCTCACCTTCTGGATAACAGGGCTCAGGGGGGTGCTTTTGTCAAGATGAATCAGTCACATCGTATGCTGTGGCTGAAAACTTTCTTGGCCAAGCACTACTATCCGCAGGTGGCCTATTGCCAGTGGTTGTTGCTTCAACTTTTGGTGCCATCTATACTGATGGCTGGTGCTTTTGTGGGGGTCAGGCTTGTGCTGTCGAGGTGCCTCCCATTTAGGTTTGCTCTAATATTGCCATATCTATTGCTGGCTTCATTTATGGGCTGAGCTGGTGTTGTTCCCATGCTTCCTCTACCTGATGGTTCTTGCCAGGCTGCTGCTTTCAGATGGTGGTTCTCCCTGGTGCTATTCTCACTTTCTGGTTCTCCCTGGTGCTATTCCGTTGCATCTACTAGTGGcaacttatatatctatatatgtatatttgGCCAGCATAGAAATTAGTGGCAAAAACTTGTGATGTTATTCTGAAACTTATGCTATTCTGATGGATTTGTAATGTGCTATTGCTGTGGCAAAAACTGAGCTGATGCCTTGTTGCCAATGATGATTATTGCTTCTGTTAGTTCTGAGTCGTTGCCCTTTTGCCAATGATCATTATTTTCTTGTCATTATTTCTGAGCTGATGCCCTTTTGCCAATGATGATTATTTTCTTCTCATTTGTTCTGAGCTGATGGCTTTTGCTCATTTGTTCTGAGTTGATGCCCATATACCAATGATGTTCCAGAAATGACATGGTACGTGGTTTTTTGCGGGCGGCAAACTGGAGTTTTCTCCAGCTGGGAGGCATGCCATGCTCAAGTGAATGGATACAAGGGAGCGTGTTACAAGGGATACAAGTCTAAAGATGATGCTTTTGCAGCATTTTATTGCGATGAAAAGATGGAGTTTAGTAGAGGAGTTAGGCATCCAACTAAAAGTAGTTTCTGGAAAGATGTAATAATCTTAGCTCAAGCTCTAATCATTTTTATTTTAATTTGTATCATCTTCCTTTTTTAGAAAATTGCTTAGTTGTGTAAACTCATGGTGGTATTCTTACCACTTGAGGCTGCAATAATACTAGTTTAGTCTATAATCATTATTTATTCTTAGTTTGAAAATGTATGCAATAGTTGCTTCAAGTATGCTGTTATTTGGCCTTATAGATAAGCAGGTGGTAACCTCACCATCTGCATGCAAGACGTGGCTACAACAGCTTGTACCTAGGCAACCAATCAAACTAGTATTGTATCTCCCATTTCAAATCTGTGTGCAACCATGCAACAATACACCATCTCCCGAGAACCTGGCTGAGCTGGGAAGGGAACCAATCATGACCCTCTTGCATGCACTCATCCTGGCCCTTGCCGGCCTGGCTCCCTGGTGCGAGCCAGGCTCTGCCGGGAAGACAACCAATCAGGGGTGGCCGGTGGTCTGGCCAAGCATGATGTTCGGCCTGGTTCACCGGTGCTTCATGGGCTGAGATAGAGTTTGCAACCCAACAAACCTTTATCTTTTTAGAGATAGAAGAAAGAACAGAGCCCAACGGAAGATTGAGAGAGAGCTTcttccttcaaaaaaaaaatagagaCAGAAAAGGAGAGAATAACATGGCCCATTTATTTTTCCGAGAACGTTAGAGGATGTAATAAAAAAACCCTAATGTAGAGGATAACTTTTGACAGGGCGAAATATCATCTTCTCTACCATCCAGAAAATCACCATCTTTTATTTATGTAAATCTATCGGTGCCTACATGTTTCGGAAATTCCAAAAGCTTTACAAGTCTCAGCTGCAACAAAGAACAAAATCCCCGCGGAATCTGCCCGGGCCATCTTATTAGTTCTTTGCTGCAGCCAGACAGAATTCTAGCAGGTCCTCAGCAATGGCGGGTTGGCGAAGGGCCCGTGGACACCCCCTGGGCGATGACCTCGTACGCCTTCTCCGTCATGTGGATGCCGTCCCAGCTGGCGAACCCGCGCGGATCGCCCCAGATCCTGGCCGTCCTGTCGCACCCCTTGTTCGTGTGGTACGGCTGCTGGTCGCCGCCGCAGCACGCGGTGAGggggtcgccgatgccgaacctGCGCTGGTCCCTGACGAACTCCATGGCGGCGCCGAAGTAGTCGGCGTAGATGAGCTTCACGCCGGGGTTCCGCGCGCTGAGCCGGGCGACCACGCCGCGGAGCTCCCGGTTGTGCCGCTGGGAGAAGTCGTTGAACCACCGGAGGCACCCGTGCTCGTCGTAGTCCGCGCGGTTGCCGCTCCTGTACCGGCTCAGGTAATCCGGAACGCACCCGATGGGGAAGTTGTTCGGGACCAGGATCGTCTTCGCGCCCATGCGGATGAGCTCCTGCAAAATGCGAGCAAGATCCATTAAAATCTGATCAGGATTTGTACGACAgtggatgatgatgatgagcatGCAAGCAGCAGGCACcacctggatggaagaacctaTGGTTGCCATGGTGTCCGGGATGAACTGGCCGGCTACCTCGCGAGGTCTAACGCCGTTGAACCAGAAGTTGTAGTCGTTGCCGCCGATCTCACCCAGCACGATGAGAGAGTCGCTTAGGATCTGCCTCTTGGCATCTGACAGCATAATCCGTGCAGCGCAATGGATGATCAACTGAGGCTGGGCACAGCACACATGCATGGACGCGGTGTATGGAATGGAACAATAGTAGTAAGTTACCCACCATCTCGGGGAGCAATCCGGTGCAGCAGATCTTTGAACCACCCCATCTGCATGCCCAGGCGACACCACCCCGGCAGGTTGTGGTTCCACCTGCGGAAATAGTCCTTGGGCATCGCCGTGGCGCCGAGCACGGCGAAGTTAGAGCCGTTCGGGAACAGCCCCGTGTCCTTCTCCGGCAGGTTTGGTGGTAGAAGAGGCAGCTGgagcgcttgagctgaaagaaTGCGTTGCGGTGACGGTGAACACAGTCGCGCTATGCCTTGCACAGACGGATCCTTTGTTGTGCGTGGTACTCACCGTAGAAATCGACGAGGACACGGCCGTCGCAGATGCGGCCGGTGGGGCGTTTGAAGTAGGTCATGCCAAATGGGAACTCCATTAACGGGCCAGTCGCGAAGTTGCCGGTGTCGATGATGGAGTCGCCGAAGCTGAAGATGCGCTTGTAGCCGCCGCACAGCCCAGTTGGGGCGTTGAGCAGGAGGATGACGGAGACGAGGAAGACGCGCAGGGAGACGGAACGGTGCTGGCAGCTGAAGCTCGCCATCTCTGAACAGCTATCTCTCGTTCTGCACTTCTCCAGATGGCTTTCCTTCGACCACCTTTTATAGAAGTCTTGAGCAGTGAGAAATGTGAGCTATCTAGTATCCTCATCCCACTGAACCTCTCTACAAATATGAATGCACTATTAAATTGAAGGAGAAAGATTTAAATGATCACTAGCGTTTATGGAACATTTGTCCATGTCCATAATCTTGAAAAAACTGAAAAGTATCTGAAAAGATATAACATGATATGCTGTGGAGTTTTTTTCCCCCTTTGAAAGGAGATATTTATCCTATGGAGTCAGAACATGCAATCACATGTTAAAAATCATTCCagaagatatatatatatatatatatatatatatatatatatatatatatatatatatatatatatatatatatatatatactatgtcTACACTCCATCAGTGTAGACATAGTAGAAAATATCAGCATTGGTCCAAAATGATTAACATTTATGTGAAGAAAGATCAGTGTAAAAGGAATTGAAGTAGAGATTTGATGCTCTCACTACTAACATTTATGGAACATTTCTGTCCAGCACTGGGCATACTATCAAGAATCAATTCGAAGATCTCTGACATGATTTGCTATTGAATCCAAACATGCAAACAGGGCCGAAAAATAGTTTCAGAAGATATCTAGCAGTAGTGACATGGGAGAAAGATTAAATAGCTTCAGAACAATACTATCCTTAGGTATATTCCCTAGCAGGATTTATTAATTGATGAAACCCTGAGCACCTGCCCACGGAATAAAGTTCAGTTTACATGTCATGTAGTTTGACGCAAAGAAATCTAATTGAAGCAAAAATAACTAGAGTTTGAATGCAAGCAATGCTACTTTCTACTTGATGAATTTTCCTTTCAATGTGGAAATAAGAAAATTTCTGCAAAAAACTCTCTATAGGAAAATTGTCCGAATATATGGTTCTTGCCGCAAACAAAATTAAACTTTGGATCCAATGGAATGCAAGTTTGGTTTCTAGTTAAGAAATTGCAACTTTCAACCTATATgcattttgaaaagaaaatgtCAGGATCACGAATTCTCAGCATATTGTTCGGCAAACTATTCACAAAGATTCTTTTACCTTTCTTCTAGAGCAGTGTTGTCCTCAAAAGCATGTTGGGGAACTAGGGTGGAGCCCTAGTGGCACGGACGACTTCTTTAGGTGCCGTTTGCTATATATGCTCATGAAGTTTGTAAGGGTTGTACTCTGTGGCATGCCAAGCTAGTGCCCCCGCACAAGTTCGTAAGGGTTGTGCTTCATCGCAGAGCTTATTGCAACCAATAAGTTCAGGTGGGCATCCTTCACCCCCATTGTTCTCCTCAGAGGCACTACCTCCCTAGTGTTATTCCTCAGGGCCATCGTTTTGGTCTAGCGATAATGTGCTAGTAGTGTCTATTATAGAGTCGAGGTCGGGATGAAACGGATAGGAGAAACTTGTAGTGATGTGGTGGACCACATGGGCTATAGAGCATCGGCACGTGTAGTCACCTAATTCGCAAAAGTGCCTGGCTCTCCACATGTCATGGCGGCACTGCCGCTGCGGCAAACACGCGTACAATCTGAATCAATCAAGTATCATCAAttgatttatatatatatatatatatatatatatcaataAGATTGCCATCACTAAAATTATAGTAGATAGTGAT
Protein-coding sequences here:
- the LOC112892448 gene encoding uncharacterized protein LOC112892448, with the protein product MEQEMPAALARAGSQIAAAVDAIGHDGGQPAAAAVAAGQPGRQAMRWTTVMSSFVLRRFCLLISTGVRTDKGFKEVHFNQVASDLQEFTSNKVTGQQVYNHLCKWRQRWMRVTKLRELSGSLWDEDNFMITLEEEHYKGHVKVYPRDADLLNKPIENYQHMEVIFGTGCATGKFVMGSNEALGSLSDFTKSSLKHLEDDIGKLFEEVGKKQEGGGGGSGSVAGNKRKRSSLSDEDITIMTGMAAAVNNVADAIRETKAQDEHPDLYEAVMFMPGFSEEALIMVYSHLLDNRAQGGAFVKMNQSHRMLWLKTFLAKHYYPQVAYCQWLLLQLLVPSILMAGAFVGVRLVLSRCLPFRFALILPYLLLASFMG